A region from the Actinomycetes bacterium genome encodes:
- a CDS encoding lysylphosphatidylglycerol synthase transmembrane domain-containing protein, translating into MARSVRRWTTRGVGLLVTGIGLYVVAPSVLSVLDAWPSLGDVKPWWFAVVAVLQLASFACLWLLLRIAFGGGHLFDIAASQLAGGAAGKVVPGGPATGGVVQGGMLIRSGYPPRQVGAVLSATGLLSTGVLLSLPLLVVPAVLFGPPPARQLQLGLVLSLVLSVAIVALGLALLHWDGLVRAVARVIGRAVHLVRRKSDPATVAAAFVGERDKVAAAFAGRWLRSLASAAGNRMIDYAALVAALHAVGATARPSLVLLAYVVSLALAMIPITPGGLGFVEAGLTTLLVLAGISTDQAVVGTLLYRLASFWVPIPLGALAWAWWRVRRFGFRRAVAAS; encoded by the coding sequence GTGGCCAGGTCGGTGCGTCGGTGGACGACCCGCGGTGTCGGGCTGCTCGTCACCGGCATCGGGCTGTACGTCGTCGCGCCCAGCGTGCTGAGCGTGCTGGACGCATGGCCCAGCCTCGGCGACGTCAAACCGTGGTGGTTCGCCGTCGTGGCGGTGCTGCAGCTCGCCAGCTTCGCCTGCCTCTGGCTGCTGCTGCGGATCGCCTTCGGTGGTGGCCACCTCTTCGACATCGCGGCCTCCCAGCTGGCCGGGGGTGCTGCGGGCAAGGTGGTGCCCGGCGGACCGGCCACCGGCGGAGTGGTGCAGGGCGGCATGCTGATCCGGTCCGGCTACCCGCCCCGGCAGGTGGGCGCCGTCCTGAGCGCCACCGGGCTGCTGAGCACCGGGGTGCTGCTCTCCCTGCCGTTGCTCGTCGTCCCGGCCGTCCTGTTCGGACCGCCGCCGGCCCGCCAGCTCCAGCTCGGGCTGGTCCTCTCGCTCGTGCTCTCCGTGGCGATCGTCGCCCTCGGCCTGGCCCTGCTGCACTGGGACGGCCTGGTGCGCGCCGTGGCCCGGGTGATCGGCCGCGCGGTGCACCTGGTCCGGCGGAAGAGCGACCCGGCGACCGTGGCGGCCGCGTTCGTGGGGGAGCGCGACAAGGTCGCCGCCGCCTTCGCCGGCCGGTGGCTGCGTTCGCTGGCCAGCGCCGCCGGCAACCGCATGATCGACTACGCCGCCCTCGTCGCGGCCCTGCACGCCGTGGGCGCGACCGCCCGGCCGTCGCTGGTGCTGCTGGCCTACGTCGTCTCCCTGGCCCTGGCGATGATCCCCATCACGCCCGGTGGCCTCGGCTTCGTCGAGGCGGGTCTCACCACCCTGCTCGTCCTGGCGGGCATCTCGACCGACCAGGCGGTGGTCGGCACGCTGCTCTACCGGCTCGCGTCGTTCTGGGTCCCGATCCCGCTCGGCGCCCTCGCCTGGGCCTGGTGGCGGGTGCGGCGCTTCGGGTTCCGTCGCGCGGTGGCCGCGTCCTGA
- a CDS encoding zinc-dependent alcohol dehydrogenase, with protein MRAAVVPTLGAPMEIQERAIPAPGPGQVQVKIEASGICHTDIHAAKGDWPVKPTAPFVPGHEGVGVVTAIGDQVKEHAVGDRVALPWLGTACGRCRYCVSGWETLCLEQKNTGYGIDGGYAEYAVADARFAVSVPDAVTSFDAAPLTCAGVTTYKAVKVSGARSGDLVSVVGIGGLGHLAVQYAAISGATVVAVDVSQEKLDLAKLLGATYTVDASKEDPAEAIQALGGADVAIALAVQPDSIDKAFASLRRGGRLVLVSLPKEGELKLPVFDTVLKGISVIGSIVGTRQDLAEVFDLHAQGRTRVIAEERRLEDVNESFDEVLSGRTPARLVIRM; from the coding sequence ATGCGTGCCGCCGTCGTCCCCACCCTCGGAGCGCCGATGGAGATCCAGGAGCGGGCGATTCCCGCCCCCGGTCCCGGACAGGTGCAGGTCAAGATCGAGGCTTCCGGGATCTGCCACACGGACATCCATGCCGCCAAGGGCGACTGGCCGGTCAAGCCGACCGCCCCCTTCGTGCCCGGGCACGAGGGTGTCGGCGTCGTCACGGCGATCGGTGACCAGGTCAAGGAGCACGCCGTCGGCGACCGGGTCGCGCTGCCCTGGCTGGGCACCGCCTGCGGCCGCTGCCGCTACTGCGTCTCCGGTTGGGAGACCCTCTGCCTCGAGCAGAAGAACACCGGCTACGGCATCGACGGCGGCTACGCCGAGTACGCGGTGGCCGACGCCCGCTTCGCCGTCTCGGTGCCCGACGCCGTGACGTCGTTCGACGCCGCGCCGCTCACCTGCGCCGGCGTGACGACGTACAAGGCGGTCAAGGTGTCCGGTGCGCGCAGCGGTGACCTGGTCAGCGTCGTCGGCATCGGCGGCCTCGGCCACCTCGCGGTGCAGTACGCCGCCATCTCCGGTGCGACGGTCGTCGCGGTCGACGTGAGCCAGGAGAAGCTCGATCTCGCGAAGCTGCTCGGGGCGACGTACACCGTTGACGCCAGCAAGGAGGACCCGGCGGAGGCCATCCAGGCCCTCGGCGGCGCCGACGTGGCGATCGCGCTGGCCGTGCAGCCGGACTCGATCGACAAGGCGTTCGCATCCCTGCGCCGCGGCGGTCGCCTCGTGCTGGTCTCCTTGCCGAAGGAGGGCGAGCTCAAGCTCCCCGTCTTCGACACTGTGCTCAAGGGCATCAGTGTCATCGGCTCGATCGTCGGCACCCGGCAGGACCTGGCCGAGGTCTTCGACCTCCACGCCCAGGGCCGGACCCGGGTCATCGCCGAGGAGCGCCGGCTCGAGGACGTCAACGAGTCCTTCGACGAGGTGCTGTCCGGCAGGACGCCGGCGCGGCTGGTGATCCGCATGTAG
- a CDS encoding phosphoketolase family protein gives MPRTDAPTSELVDRLAHPGDEEVAAMDAWWRANNYLTVGQIYLMANPLLREPLSADHVKPRLLGHWGTSPGLSFVYTHASRLIQQTGQEMIYLAGPGHGGPALVAAGYLEGTYSEIYPAVSQDEDGIRRLFRQFSAPGGIPSHVSVTTPGSIHEGGELGYVLVHAFGAVMDNPDLVALAVVGDGEAETGPLEGSWKGVSFLNPERDGAVLPVLHLNGAKIAGPSVLGRKDPAEVRSILEGHGYDVIEVEGDDLPGMHHRFAEALAGAWGTIKAIQASARGGDWDGARPRWPLIVLRTPKGWTGPDVVDGVQVQGTWRAHQVPLAGVKDDADHLRLLEEWLRSYGPEELFDADGSPTELVRRANPGGDLRMSATPHANGGLLTRDLDLPDFRDYATDVPSPASVRAESTRKLGEMMRDVYRANPTLFRLFCPDETNSNRLGAVFEATDRGFAERVTDADVSLSRDGRVMEVLSEHNCHGWLEGYTLTGRHGWFATYEAFAMVSASQTIQHSKWLQEADNLPWRADVPSLNVLLTSTAWRNDHNGFSHQGPGLIQNVITTRGNIGRVYLPPDANCLMSVADHCFRSRSYVNLVVIDKQPQLQWLTMDQAIEHCARGAGVWSWAGTDDGSADPDIVLACAGDVVTMETVAAAAILRERLPHFRTRVVNVVDLMALPRRKDHPHGMDETLFNELFTDHVDVVFAFHGYPGAIHQLVHGRPDADRFRVRGFIEEGTTTTPFDMVVRNRASRYHLVMDALNNARRTPPGASALKEWCEQQLARHESYVVEHLEDMPEVRDWVLGDWATPA, from the coding sequence ATGCCCCGCACCGACGCGCCGACGAGCGAGCTGGTGGACCGGCTCGCACATCCCGGTGATGAGGAGGTCGCCGCGATGGACGCCTGGTGGCGCGCGAACAACTACCTGACGGTCGGGCAGATCTACCTGATGGCCAACCCGCTGCTGCGCGAGCCGCTGTCGGCCGACCACGTCAAGCCTCGCCTGCTCGGTCACTGGGGCACCAGCCCCGGGCTGTCCTTCGTCTACACCCACGCGTCCCGGCTGATCCAGCAGACCGGCCAGGAGATGATCTACCTGGCCGGGCCGGGCCACGGCGGGCCGGCCCTGGTGGCCGCCGGCTACCTCGAGGGCACCTACAGCGAGATCTACCCGGCCGTCAGCCAGGACGAGGACGGCATCCGCCGGCTGTTCCGGCAGTTCTCCGCCCCCGGCGGCATCCCGAGCCACGTCTCGGTCACCACGCCGGGGTCGATCCACGAGGGGGGCGAGCTCGGCTACGTGCTCGTGCACGCCTTCGGCGCGGTCATGGACAACCCCGACCTGGTCGCCCTGGCCGTCGTCGGCGACGGCGAGGCCGAGACCGGTCCGCTCGAGGGGTCGTGGAAGGGCGTGTCCTTCCTCAACCCGGAGCGCGACGGCGCCGTGCTGCCCGTGCTCCACCTCAACGGGGCCAAGATCGCCGGGCCGTCGGTCCTCGGCCGCAAGGACCCGGCCGAGGTCCGGTCCATCCTCGAGGGCCACGGCTACGACGTGATCGAGGTCGAGGGGGACGACCTGCCGGGCATGCACCACCGGTTCGCCGAGGCGCTCGCCGGCGCGTGGGGCACCATCAAGGCGATCCAAGCCAGCGCCCGGGGCGGCGACTGGGACGGGGCCCGGCCGCGGTGGCCGCTGATCGTGCTGCGCACCCCCAAGGGCTGGACCGGGCCGGACGTCGTCGACGGCGTGCAGGTGCAGGGCACCTGGCGGGCGCACCAGGTGCCGCTGGCCGGCGTGAAGGACGACGCCGACCACCTGCGGCTGCTGGAGGAGTGGCTGCGGTCGTACGGCCCCGAGGAGCTCTTCGACGCCGACGGGTCGCCGACCGAGCTGGTGCGCCGGGCCAACCCGGGCGGCGACCTGCGGATGAGTGCGACGCCGCACGCCAACGGCGGCCTGCTCACGCGGGACCTCGACCTGCCGGACTTCCGCGACTACGCGACCGACGTGCCGTCGCCGGCCTCGGTGCGGGCGGAGTCGACCCGCAAGCTCGGGGAGATGATGCGCGATGTCTACCGCGCCAACCCCACCCTCTTCCGGCTGTTCTGTCCCGACGAGACCAACAGCAACCGGCTCGGTGCGGTGTTCGAGGCGACCGACCGCGGGTTCGCCGAGCGGGTCACCGACGCGGACGTCTCGCTGTCGCGCGACGGCCGCGTCATGGAGGTGCTCTCGGAGCACAACTGCCACGGCTGGCTCGAGGGCTACACGCTGACCGGCCGGCACGGGTGGTTCGCCACCTACGAGGCCTTCGCGATGGTGAGCGCGTCGCAGACGATCCAGCACAGCAAGTGGCTGCAGGAGGCGGACAACCTGCCGTGGCGGGCCGACGTCCCGAGCCTCAACGTGCTGCTCACGTCGACCGCGTGGCGCAACGACCACAACGGGTTCAGCCACCAGGGGCCGGGCCTGATCCAGAACGTCATCACCACCCGGGGCAACATCGGCCGGGTCTACCTGCCGCCGGACGCGAACTGCCTGATGTCCGTGGCCGACCACTGCTTCCGCTCACGCAGCTATGTCAACCTGGTCGTCATCGACAAGCAGCCGCAGCTGCAGTGGCTGACCATGGACCAGGCGATCGAGCACTGCGCGCGCGGCGCGGGGGTGTGGTCGTGGGCCGGCACCGACGACGGGTCCGCGGACCCCGACATCGTGCTCGCCTGCGCCGGCGACGTCGTGACGATGGAGACGGTCGCGGCAGCGGCGATCCTGCGCGAGCGGCTGCCGCACTTCCGGACCCGCGTGGTCAACGTCGTCGACCTGATGGCGCTGCCGCGGCGCAAGGACCACCCGCACGGCATGGACGAGACCCTCTTCAACGAGCTCTTCACCGACCACGTCGACGTCGTCTTCGCGTTCCACGGCTACCCGGGCGCGATCCACCAGTTGGTGCACGGGCGGCCCGACGCCGACCGGTTCCGGGTCCGCGGCTTCATCGAGGAGGGCACGACCACCACGCCGTTCGACATGGTCGTCCGCAACCGGGCCTCGCGCTACCACCTGGTGATGGACGCGCTCAACAACGCCCGGCGCACTCCTCCCGGGGCGAGCGCGCTCAAGGAGTGGTGCGAGCAGCAGCTGGCCCGCCACGAGTCCTACGTGGTGGAGCACCTCGAGGACATGCCGGAGGTGCGGGACTGGGTGCTGGGGGACTGGGCGACGCCGGCCTGA
- a CDS encoding iron-containing redox enzyme family protein, whose amino-acid sequence MTSRGVAQLRRLVDQAGDPLHDRDLQLALACCYELHYGGFDDVADDLEWDPTTLALAGLLERALEAGLRAAVGHEGIAGVEPAEVPARLRSLVDQDAEADAGPSLSAFLLRDAEDRHFREFLAQRSVYHLKEADPHTWVIPRLRGRAKAALVEIQADEYGGGRPAAMHASLFAATMRALGLDDSYGAYWADATAETFASVNVMTLFGLHRRLRGAALGHLAALEMTSTLPNRRYGNGLRRLGHDVTATAYFDEHVEADAVHEQVASVDLCGSFARAEPALAGDVLWGADCCLMVDRLAGAALLSAWSRGTTADPVGEVA is encoded by the coding sequence GTGACGAGCCGGGGGGTCGCCCAGCTGCGCCGGCTCGTCGACCAGGCGGGCGACCCGTTGCACGACCGCGACCTCCAGCTCGCGCTGGCCTGCTGCTACGAGCTGCACTACGGCGGCTTCGACGACGTGGCCGACGACCTCGAGTGGGACCCGACGACGCTGGCGCTGGCCGGACTGCTCGAGCGGGCCCTGGAGGCGGGCCTGCGCGCAGCGGTCGGCCACGAAGGGATCGCAGGGGTCGAGCCGGCCGAGGTGCCGGCCCGGCTGCGCAGCCTGGTCGACCAGGACGCCGAAGCCGATGCAGGACCCTCCCTGTCGGCGTTCCTGCTCCGCGACGCCGAGGACCGGCACTTCCGGGAGTTCCTGGCGCAGCGCTCCGTCTACCACCTCAAGGAGGCCGATCCGCACACCTGGGTGATCCCCCGCCTGCGAGGCCGGGCCAAGGCGGCCCTCGTCGAGATCCAGGCGGACGAGTACGGCGGGGGCCGGCCGGCCGCAATGCATGCGAGCCTCTTCGCCGCCACGATGCGAGCACTGGGTCTCGACGACAGCTACGGCGCCTACTGGGCCGACGCGACCGCCGAGACGTTCGCCTCGGTCAACGTGATGACGCTCTTCGGGCTGCACCGCCGGCTGCGCGGTGCAGCCCTCGGGCACCTGGCCGCGCTCGAGATGACGTCGACGCTGCCGAACCGGCGCTACGGCAACGGCTTGCGCCGCCTGGGGCACGACGTCACCGCGACGGCGTACTTCGACGAGCACGTCGAGGCGGACGCCGTGCACGAGCAGGTGGCATCGGTCGACCTGTGCGGCTCCTTCGCGCGGGCTGAGCCGGCGCTCGCCGGGGACGTGCTGTGGGGCGCCGACTGCTGCCTGATGGTCGATCGCCTCGCCGGGGCCGCCCTCCTCTCGGCCTGGAGCCGCGGGACGACCGCCGACCCGGTCGGGGAGGTGGCGTGA
- a CDS encoding CDGSH iron-sulfur domain-containing protein translates to MTSQPTSEPAGQHRGDPPGRDDPAELTPYADGPLVLRGSFRITDVDGREIPAGRRTVALCRCGRSSLKPFCDGSHRGRFRASGHDQRPLQGRLAQPADAVGGDSEPAVAVADTAQERRLPDGEPGAH, encoded by the coding sequence GTGACCAGCCAGCCCACCAGCGAGCCCGCCGGTCAGCACCGTGGCGACCCACCCGGTCGCGACGACCCGGCGGAGCTGACGCCGTACGCCGACGGCCCGCTCGTTCTGCGTGGCTCCTTCCGGATCACCGACGTCGACGGGCGCGAGATCCCCGCCGGTCGACGCACCGTGGCGCTGTGCCGCTGCGGCCGGTCGTCGCTCAAGCCCTTCTGCGACGGCTCGCACCGCGGCCGGTTCCGCGCCTCCGGCCACGACCAGCGCCCGCTCCAGGGCCGCCTGGCGCAGCCGGCGGACGCTGTGGGCGGCGACTCCGAGCCTGCGGTCGCCGTAGCGGACACCGCCCAGGAGCGCCGCCTGCCCGACGGCGAGCCAGGAGCACACTGA
- a CDS encoding GAF and ANTAR domain-containing protein has protein sequence MDDALRALAGVILRDRDLPDILAEITGIATKAIPGAEATSITLVRDDRGFTAAHDGQLALDADELQYARGYGPCLDAGRTGLLMHVRDMTTEERWPDYAAAVVSKGVISSLSVPLPFQGATIGALNVYAKHRDAFDETSEQIGTEVASFVAVAVANAESYATTADLAHQMQEAMASRSVIDMAKGILMAQNRCTPDEAFTMLSHASQRSNRKLRDIAAAIVQTQSGGPDQRSRPARG, from the coding sequence ATGGACGATGCCCTCAGGGCTCTCGCCGGCGTCATCCTTCGCGACCGTGACCTGCCCGACATCCTGGCCGAGATCACCGGGATCGCCACCAAGGCCATCCCGGGCGCGGAAGCGACCTCGATCACGCTGGTCCGTGACGACCGCGGCTTCACCGCCGCCCACGACGGGCAGCTGGCCCTCGACGCCGACGAGCTCCAGTACGCCCGCGGTTACGGCCCCTGCCTGGACGCCGGCCGCACCGGGCTGCTGATGCACGTCCGCGACATGACCACGGAGGAGCGCTGGCCGGACTACGCCGCGGCCGTGGTCTCGAAGGGGGTCATCAGCTCGCTGTCCGTGCCGCTCCCGTTCCAGGGCGCCACGATCGGTGCCCTCAACGTCTACGCGAAGCACCGGGATGCGTTCGACGAGACGTCGGAGCAGATCGGGACCGAGGTGGCGTCGTTCGTCGCGGTCGCCGTCGCCAACGCGGAGTCGTACGCCACCACGGCCGACCTGGCCCACCAGATGCAGGAGGCGATGGCCTCGCGGTCCGTCATCGACATGGCCAAGGGCATCCTGATGGCCCAGAACCGTTGCACGCCGGACGAGGCGTTCACCATGCTCAGCCACGCGTCGCAGCGCAGCAACCGCAAGCTGCGTGACATCGCGGCGGCCATCGTCCAGACCCAGTCCGGCGGACCGGACCAGCGATCGAGGCCGGCACGCGGCTGA
- a CDS encoding DUF6766 family protein, whose amino-acid sequence MATKSQTSSRAGRAHGGDLHNNDLGKPRFSKAYGFGIVTAALFLLSWSGQFVFQLMTERNEAQQHGEPFAWADFWPQFLSSTFENWQSEFLQLVWQAVGLALLFLWGSSQSKESDERLEAKVDRLLEERGIDPDEVTREVNESL is encoded by the coding sequence ATGGCCACCAAGAGCCAGACGTCGTCCCGGGCCGGCCGTGCTCATGGGGGAGACCTGCACAACAACGACCTGGGCAAGCCGCGCTTCTCGAAGGCCTACGGCTTCGGGATCGTCACCGCGGCGCTCTTCCTGCTGTCGTGGTCCGGGCAGTTCGTCTTCCAGCTGATGACCGAGCGCAACGAGGCACAGCAGCACGGCGAGCCCTTCGCGTGGGCCGACTTCTGGCCGCAGTTCCTGTCGTCGACGTTCGAGAACTGGCAGTCCGAGTTCCTGCAGCTCGTCTGGCAGGCGGTGGGTCTCGCCCTGCTCTTCCTGTGGGGCTCCTCGCAGTCCAAGGAGAGCGACGAGCGGCTCGAGGCCAAGGTCGACAGGCTGCTCGAGGAGCGCGGCATCGATCCCGACGAGGTGACCCGAGAGGTGAACGAGTCACTCTGA
- a CDS encoding NAD(P)H-hydrate dehydratase gives MPSPAEPMLVTPALLREWPLPSPDGGKEARGRTLVVGGSRETPGAVVLAAEAALRSGAGKLQVATAASVATAVALALPEALVIGLPETRSGALAAHSVEAALTLAEDASSVLVGPGLSDTDESAGLLRAILPAVHGALAVDALALAALTAEPDCLKAHPAPVVLSPNTAEAAHVMHCDETEVEDDPARAATAMATETGCVVSMGGPVGWTAAPDGRLWRDDSGAAGLGVSGSGDVRAGVVAGLLARGSDGPQAAVWAAHLHGRAGERLASTVGRIGFLARDLPGQVPTILAEIEQ, from the coding sequence ATGCCCTCCCCCGCTGAACCGATGCTCGTGACGCCGGCCCTGCTGCGCGAGTGGCCGCTGCCGTCGCCCGACGGCGGCAAGGAGGCACGGGGGCGCACCCTGGTCGTCGGCGGCTCGCGCGAGACCCCCGGCGCCGTGGTGCTGGCCGCGGAGGCCGCCCTGCGCAGCGGCGCCGGCAAGCTCCAGGTCGCCACCGCCGCCTCCGTAGCCACCGCCGTCGCCCTGGCGCTGCCGGAGGCACTGGTCATCGGCCTGCCGGAGACCCGGTCGGGGGCCTTGGCCGCGCACTCGGTCGAGGCGGCGCTCACCCTGGCCGAGGACGCGTCCAGCGTGCTGGTGGGACCGGGGCTCTCCGACACCGACGAGAGCGCCGGCCTGCTGCGAGCGATCCTCCCCGCGGTCCACGGCGCGCTGGCGGTCGACGCACTGGCGCTCGCCGCGCTGACCGCCGAGCCGGACTGCCTGAAGGCGCACCCGGCTCCCGTCGTCCTGAGCCCGAACACCGCCGAGGCGGCGCACGTGATGCACTGCGACGAGACCGAGGTCGAGGACGACCCGGCGAGGGCCGCCACCGCCATGGCGACGGAGACCGGCTGCGTCGTGTCGATGGGTGGCCCGGTGGGCTGGACCGCGGCACCCGACGGGCGCCTGTGGCGGGACGACAGCGGCGCCGCCGGGCTCGGCGTGTCCGGCTCGGGCGACGTCCGCGCCGGCGTGGTCGCCGGGCTGCTGGCGCGCGGGTCGGACGGCCCGCAGGCGGCCGTATGGGCCGCTCACCTGCACGGACGCGCCGGCGAGCGGCTGGCCTCGACGGTCGGTCGGATCGGCTTCCTCGCGCGGGACCTGCCCGGCCAGGTGCCGACGATCCTGGCCGAGATCGAGCAGTGA
- a CDS encoding histidine phosphatase family protein codes for MRGTPPAPAALWLVRHAESEGNVADASANRDGAERLDLPARDPDVRLSATGCEQADALGRSWQDLARDRRPDVVLSSPYERAYRTAQRAVAAAGWHDLEIRRDERLRERDLGMLDGFTRTGIERRFPDEAERRAWLGKFYYRPPGGESWADVAARVRAVLETVNLLHAGRRVVVVSHQAVLMLFRYVVEELDEEAVLALDASQRLANTGVVRYRFDGATAALETADDTGHLHGLDVPVTEEPAADALPR; via the coding sequence ATGCGTGGGACACCTCCGGCGCCGGCTGCGCTGTGGCTGGTGCGGCACGCGGAGAGCGAGGGCAACGTCGCGGACGCGTCGGCCAACCGGGACGGCGCCGAGCGCCTCGACCTGCCCGCCCGCGACCCCGACGTCCGGCTCTCCGCGACCGGCTGCGAGCAGGCCGACGCGCTCGGCCGCTCATGGCAGGACCTGGCCCGTGACCGGCGGCCGGACGTCGTCCTCAGCTCGCCGTACGAGCGGGCCTACCGGACCGCTCAGCGCGCCGTGGCAGCGGCGGGCTGGCACGACCTCGAGATCCGGCGCGACGAGCGGCTCCGGGAGCGCGACCTCGGCATGCTCGACGGCTTCACCAGGACCGGCATCGAGCGACGGTTCCCGGACGAGGCGGAGCGCCGGGCCTGGCTCGGCAAGTTCTACTACCGGCCTCCGGGCGGCGAGAGCTGGGCCGACGTGGCCGCGCGCGTGCGCGCGGTGCTCGAGACCGTCAACCTCCTGCACGCCGGTCGCCGGGTCGTCGTCGTGAGCCACCAGGCGGTGCTCATGCTGTTCCGGTACGTCGTCGAGGAGCTCGACGAGGAAGCCGTCCTGGCGCTGGACGCCTCCCAGCGGCTGGCCAACACCGGGGTCGTCCGCTACCGCTTCGACGGCGCGACGGCCGCGCTCGAGACGGCCGACGACACCGGCCACCTGCACGGTCTCGACGTGCCGGTCACCGAGGAGCCGGCAGCCGATGCCCTCCCCCGCTGA
- a CDS encoding DNA topoisomerase IV subunit B produces MTQTLHARSDGEFEPDAYSARNLLVLEGLEAVRKRPGMYIGSTDSRGLMHCLWEIIDNAVDEALGGHCSRIDVELHPDGSVEVRDDGRGIPVDVEPRTGLTGVEVVMTRLHAGGKFGGGSYAATGGLHGVGASVVNALAARLDVEVDRDGKTHAMSFRRGTPGTFGNGTPDSPFVEKSGLRVVGKVTKKRTGTRIRYWADSQTFLKDAAISLDELHNRARQTAFLVPGLTIVVRDARGSAPTEQTFHYDGGISEFCEFLAPDQGVSDVLRLQGFGQFSETVPVLDEQGHMTPQELQRELTVDVALRWGTGYDTTVRSFVNIIATPKGGTHVQGFERALTRTLNDALRAQRVLRAAEDDVVKDDVLEGMTAVVTVRLAEPQFEGQTKEVLGTSAATRIVASVVGTELKAALTNPKRGGKAQAKAILDKVAAAARTRVAARAHKELQRRKNALETSSLPAKLVDCRSDDVERSELFIVEGDSALGTAKLARSSEFQALLPIRGKILNVQKASASDMLKNTECAAIIQVIGAGSGRTFDSASARYGRVVLMADADVDGAHIRCLLLTLFYRYMRPMVEEGRVFAAVPPLHRIEVVSGGGKKNEVLYTYSEQQMRKTVADLQRKGKRYKEPIQRYKGLGEMDADQLAETTMEPRHRMLRRVTIGDLEAAEQVFDLLMGNEVGPRREFLVASASRVDRDSIDA; encoded by the coding sequence GTGACCCAGACGCTCCACGCCCGCAGCGACGGCGAGTTCGAGCCGGATGCCTACTCGGCCCGCAACCTGCTCGTGCTGGAGGGTCTGGAGGCGGTCCGCAAGCGCCCCGGCATGTACATCGGGTCCACCGACTCGCGCGGGCTCATGCACTGCCTCTGGGAGATCATCGACAACGCGGTCGACGAGGCGCTCGGCGGCCACTGCTCGCGGATCGACGTCGAGCTGCACCCCGACGGCTCGGTGGAGGTGCGCGACGACGGGCGCGGCATCCCGGTCGACGTGGAGCCGCGCACCGGGCTGACCGGCGTCGAGGTCGTCATGACCCGGCTGCACGCGGGCGGCAAGTTCGGCGGCGGGTCCTACGCCGCGACCGGCGGCCTGCACGGCGTCGGCGCCTCGGTGGTCAACGCCCTGGCCGCGCGGCTCGACGTCGAGGTCGACCGCGACGGCAAGACCCACGCGATGAGCTTCCGCCGCGGGACGCCCGGCACGTTCGGCAACGGCACGCCGGACTCCCCGTTCGTCGAGAAGTCCGGCCTGCGCGTCGTGGGCAAGGTCACCAAGAAGCGCACCGGCACCCGCATCCGCTACTGGGCGGACAGCCAGACCTTCCTCAAGGACGCGGCGATCTCCCTCGACGAGCTGCACAACCGGGCCCGGCAGACAGCGTTCCTCGTGCCGGGCCTCACCATCGTGGTCCGCGACGCGCGCGGGTCGGCGCCGACGGAGCAGACGTTCCACTACGACGGCGGCATCAGCGAGTTCTGCGAGTTCCTCGCCCCCGACCAGGGCGTCAGCGACGTGCTGCGGCTGCAGGGTTTCGGGCAGTTCTCGGAGACCGTGCCGGTCCTCGACGAGCAGGGGCACATGACCCCGCAGGAGCTGCAGCGCGAGCTCACGGTCGACGTCGCCCTGCGGTGGGGCACCGGCTACGACACGACGGTCCGCTCCTTCGTCAACATCATCGCCACCCCCAAGGGCGGCACCCACGTCCAGGGCTTCGAACGAGCCCTGACCAGGACGCTGAACGACGCGCTGCGTGCCCAGCGGGTCCTGCGGGCGGCGGAGGACGACGTCGTCAAGGACGACGTGCTCGAGGGCATGACGGCGGTGGTGACCGTGCGGCTCGCCGAGCCGCAGTTCGAGGGCCAGACGAAGGAGGTCCTGGGCACGTCGGCGGCCACGCGCATCGTCGCGTCGGTCGTCGGCACGGAGCTCAAGGCCGCGCTCACCAACCCCAAGCGCGGCGGCAAGGCCCAGGCCAAGGCGATCCTCGACAAGGTGGCCGCGGCCGCCCGCACCCGGGTCGCCGCACGCGCGCACAAGGAGCTGCAGCGCCGCAAGAACGCGCTGGAGACCTCGTCGCTGCCGGCCAAGCTGGTCGACTGCCGCAGCGACGACGTCGAGCGCAGCGAGCTGTTCATCGTCGAGGGAGACTCCGCGCTGGGGACGGCCAAGCTGGCCCGCAGCAGCGAGTTCCAGGCGCTGCTGCCGATCCGCGGCAAGATCCTCAACGTGCAGAAGGCCTCGGCCTCCGACATGCTCAAGAACACCGAGTGCGCCGCGATCATCCAGGTGATCGGTGCCGGCTCGGGACGTACGTTCGACAGCGCGTCGGCCAGGTACGGCCGCGTGGTGCTGATGGCAGACGCCGACGTCGACGGGGCGCACATCCGCTGCCTGCTGCTGACGCTCTTCTACCGCTACATGCGCCCGATGGTGGAGGAGGGCCGGGTCTTCGCGGCGGTGCCGCCGCTGCACCGGATCGAGGTCGTCTCGGGGGGCGGCAAGAAGAACGAGGTGCTCTACACCTACTCCGAGCAGCAGATGCGCAAGACGGTGGCCGACCTGCAGCGCAAGGGCAAGCGCTACAAGGAGCCGATCCAGCGCTACAAGGGACTCGGCGAGATGGACGCCGACCAGCTGGCGGAGACCACGATGGAGCCGCGGCACCGCATGCTCCGCCGGGTCACCATCGGCGACCTCGAGGCGGCCGAGCAGGTGTTCGACCTGCTGATGGGCAACGAGGTCGGGCCGCGTCGCGAGTTCCTCGTCGCCAGCGCGTCGCGGGTCGACCGCGACAGCATCGACGCCTGA